A region from the Cardiocondyla obscurior isolate alpha-2009 linkage group LG26, Cobs3.1, whole genome shotgun sequence genome encodes:
- the Ehbp1 gene encoding EH domain-binding protein 1 isoform X5 — MSSVWKRLQRVNKRAAKFQFTVSYHEVTLETTTKWKPNKLSVVWTRRSRRVSSEPLDWEPCLSDPLKGIISWAVPDNHTVSVTLFKDPRTHELEDKDWTFVIEDVSTTGKRRHVAATNINMKKYATLESSQQQLKLDLKPTSKKIVSATLECTLSCVFLREGKATDEDMQSMASLMSVNNNSDIAPLDDFDNEDIPEDVEEVSVKNLDEILDISAQLDLMTSSLTESELPSTPISVASLSKDDTTPVNDGEHFIRDISLTGIGDSFKEKSPVKDNVAVENDKNIEHSTLRLPLQPLDLKKNDANIPRLKEITPGQDLLEWCKEVTKDYPGVKVTNLTTSWRNGMAFCAIIHNFRPDLIEINSLLPHDVKGNCKKAFDAGEILGIPRVIEPADMDILTVPDKLAVMTYLYQLRAHFTGHELEVHQIGKTTDESSYMIGRFNTDNNTDVSVQLFGQEIINLRKKEQIDQRNNKAESNRRSNPFDNKKDDISIDSLKNKLHLSLNTDNQDHDQCNKDKSPSSVKEVKDIILASSKSILGKVLSPTKEKYSSREKDSVNSDDRGSRGSSECQGASPPYGEQRSQHSLVSRHDELRERARQLLEQARNQTKPSGFVSAAISPVEVLHAQNDDERQQQLRERARRLIAEVKMGVAVTPSQLNDDNNSDRRSIDDQNNSPRRSITPSTPGDRISIKSEYNGNILGNSSVIDGEKKTGSPLYSFSKIIERISPDKGSPDRTPYTLRGLGKDMTSYIQNELEALEREQSQIDIQAGKLEKQLRAAMESDNEDETERLMSLWFTLVNKKNALLRRQMQLNILEKEDDLERRFELLNHELRSILAVEDWRKTSEQKMRENLLLEELVSIVNKRDELVHHLDTQERAIEDDDEIERDLSRAGLAQRNKNCVVQ, encoded by the exons ATGAGCTCCGTCTGGAAGCGCCTGCAGCGGGTGAACAAGAGAGCGGCCAAGTTCCAGTTCACCGTCTCTTACCACGAGGTCACGCTAGAGACGACGACGAAGTG gAAACCAAATAAGCTAAGTGTTGTTTGGACAAGACGTAGCCGAAGAGTTAGCTCGGAACCATTGGATTGGGAACCATGTTTGAGCGATCCTCTGAAAGGCATTATCAGCTGGGCAGTTCCTGACAATCATACAGTTTCTGTAACACTGTTTAAAGATCCTCGAACACATGAGCTGGAAGACAAAGATTGGACGTTTGTTATCGAAGAT GTGTCGACAACAGGAAAGAGGCGTCATGTCGCTGccacaaatataaatatgaaaaagtaTGCAACCTTAGAATCTAGTCAACAACAACTCAAATTGGACTTGAAGCCGACTTCTAAAAAGATTGTTAGCGCTACACTCGAATGTACTTTATCGTGCGTGTTTCTGCGAGAGGGCAAAGCGAC AGACGAAGATATGCAAAGTATGGCTAGTTTAATGtctgttaataataatagcgaCATCGCACCATTAGATGATTTTGATAATGAAGATATACCTGAAGACGTTGAGGAAGTATCAGTAAAAAATTTGGATGAGATTTTAGATATTTCAGCTCAACTTGATTTAATGACGAGCAGTCTTACCGAAAGTGAATTACCTAGTACTCCTATAAGTG TGGCAAGTTTATCAAAAGATGATACAACTCCCGTAAACGATGGAGAGCATTTTATACGCGATATTAGTCTAACAGGAATTGGAGAttctttcaaagaaaaatcacCTGTGAAAGATAATGTTGCCGTCGAAAATGA taaaaacaTCGAACATAGTACATTGAGATTACCGCTACAACCATTGGATCTTAAAAAGAATGACGCAAATATTCCAAGACTAAAAGAAATTACTCCTGGCCAAGATTTATTAGAATGGTGTAAAGAAGTTACAAAAGATTATCCTGGTGTCAAAGTTACCAATTTAACGACATCTTGGAGAAACGGGATGGCATTTTGTGCgattattcataatttcaGACCTGATCTAAT aGAAATCAATTCTCTGTTGCCACATGATGTTAAAGGCAACTGTAAGAAAGCGTTTGATGCGGGTGAAATTCTGGGCATACCCAGAGTTATTGAACCAGCTGATATGGATATATTAACGGTACCTGATAAACTAGCTGTGATGACATACTTGTATCAGTTGAGAGCGCATTTTACTGGTCATGAATTGGAG GTACATCAAATAGGTAAAACAACAGACGAGTCATCTTATATGATTGGTAGATTTAATACAGATAACAACACGGATGTAAGTGTTCAACTTTTTGGTCAggagattattaatttacgaaaaaaagaacaaattgaTCAAAGAAACAATAAAGCGGAGAGTAACAGACG GTCAAATCCATTCGATAATAAGAAGGATGATATTAGCATcgattcattaaaaaataaattacacttAAGCCTGAATACGGACAATCAGGATCACGATCAATGCAACAAAGACAAATCACCATCAAGCGTGAAAGAAGTTAAGGATATTATATTGGCCAGCTCAAAAAGCATTCTGGGCAAGGTGCTATCACCAACCAAGGAAAAATACTCTTCAAGAGAGAAG GACTCGGTAAACTCTGACGATAGAGGAAGTCGAGGTAGTTCCGAATGTCAAGGTGCATCACCGCCGTATGGAGAACAACGTTCACAACAt TCGCTAGTTAGCCGGCATGATGAATTACGAGAACGAGCAAGACAACTCCTAGAACAAGCCAGGAATCAGACGAAGCCATCCGGATTTGTTTCCGCTGCGATCAGTCCCGTCGAGGTTTTACAT GCACAAAACGATGACGAAAGACAGCAGCAGTTGCGGGAAAGGGCGAGACGTTTGATCGCGGAAGTGAAAATGGGTGTTGCTGTTACTCCGAGTCAACTAAATGACGACAACAACAGTGATAGACGATCGATAGACGATCAGAATAATAGTCCTAGGCGCAGCATTACGCCGTCAACTCCCGGTGATCGGATTAGTATAAAG tctGAGTACAATGGAAATATATTAGGAAACTCGAGTGTGATAGatggagaaaagaaaactggTTCGCCTTTATATTCCTTCTCCAAAATTATTGAACGAATCTCACCCGATAAAGGCAGTCCTGATAGAACTCCGTACACATTACGCGGA TTGGGTAAAGACATGACATCGTATATTCAAAATGAACTCGAAGCACTTGAAAGAGAGCAAAGTCAGATTGACATACAAGCTGGCAAACTTGAAAAGCAATTGAGAGCAGCCATGGAGAGCGATAACGAAGACGAAACGGAAAGACTGATGTCTCTGTGGTTCACGCttgttaacaaaaaaaatgctcTTTTACGAAGACAAATGCAATTAAACATACT agaaaaagaagatgaTTTAGAGCGAAGATTTGAGCTTTTAAATCATGAATTAAGAAGCATCCTCGCGGTAGAAGATTGGCGGAAGACATCCGAACAAAAAATGcgtgaaaatttattgttagaaGAACTAGTGTCTATTGTAAACAAAAGAGATGAATTAGTTCATCACCTCGATACACAAGAGAGAGC aattGAGGATGATGACGAAATTGAACGTGATTTATCTCGTGCTGGATTAGCTCaacgaaacaaaaattgtGTTGTGCAATGA
- the Ehbp1 gene encoding EH domain-binding protein 1 isoform X4: protein MSSVWKRLQRVNKRAAKFQFTVSYHEVTLETTTKWKPNKLSVVWTRRSRRVSSEPLDWEPCLSDPLKGIISWAVPDNHTVSVTLFKDPRTHELEDKDWTFVIEDVSTTGKRRHVAATNINMKKYATLESSQQQLKLDLKPTSKKIVSATLECTLSCVFLREGKATDEDMQSMASLMSVNNNSDIAPLDDFDNEDIPEDVEEVSVKNLDEILDISAQLDLMTSSLTESELPSTPISVASLSKDDTTPVNDGEHFIRDISLTGIGDSFKEKSPVKDNVAVENDKNIEHSTLRLPLQPLDLKKNDANIPRLKEITPGQDLLEWCKEVTKDYPGVKVTNLTTSWRNGMAFCAIIHNFRPDLIEINSLLPHDVKGNCKKAFDAGEILGIPRVIEPADMDILTVPDKLAVMTYLYQLRAHFTGHELEVHQIGKTTDESSYMIGRFNTDNNTDVSVQLFGQEIINLRKKEQIDQRNNKAESNRRSNPFDNKKDDISIDSLKNKLHLSLNTDNQDHDQCNKDKSPSSVKEVKDIILASSKSILGKVLSPTKEKYSSREKSKSPPRVQQAQQRPILMTRRQLTDPFGSDDEEENIQIIDDKWSQSISLTKSQSPDSVNSDDRGSRGSSECQGASPPYGEQRSQHSLVSRHDELRERARQLLEQARNQTKPSGFVSAAISPVEAQNDDERQQQLRERARRLIAEVKMGVAVTPSQLNDDNNSDRRSIDDQNNSPRRSITPSTPGDRISIKSEYNGNILGNSSVIDGEKKTGSPLYSFSKIIERISPDKGSPDRTPYTLRGLGKDMTSYIQNELEALEREQSQIDIQAGKLEKQLRAAMESDNEDETERLMSLWFTLVNKKNALLRRQMQLNILEKEDDLERRFELLNHELRSILAVEDWRKTSEQKMRENLLLEELVSIVNKRDELVHHLDTQERAIEDDDEIERDLSRAGLAQRNKNCVVQ from the exons ATGAGCTCCGTCTGGAAGCGCCTGCAGCGGGTGAACAAGAGAGCGGCCAAGTTCCAGTTCACCGTCTCTTACCACGAGGTCACGCTAGAGACGACGACGAAGTG gAAACCAAATAAGCTAAGTGTTGTTTGGACAAGACGTAGCCGAAGAGTTAGCTCGGAACCATTGGATTGGGAACCATGTTTGAGCGATCCTCTGAAAGGCATTATCAGCTGGGCAGTTCCTGACAATCATACAGTTTCTGTAACACTGTTTAAAGATCCTCGAACACATGAGCTGGAAGACAAAGATTGGACGTTTGTTATCGAAGAT GTGTCGACAACAGGAAAGAGGCGTCATGTCGCTGccacaaatataaatatgaaaaagtaTGCAACCTTAGAATCTAGTCAACAACAACTCAAATTGGACTTGAAGCCGACTTCTAAAAAGATTGTTAGCGCTACACTCGAATGTACTTTATCGTGCGTGTTTCTGCGAGAGGGCAAAGCGAC AGACGAAGATATGCAAAGTATGGCTAGTTTAATGtctgttaataataatagcgaCATCGCACCATTAGATGATTTTGATAATGAAGATATACCTGAAGACGTTGAGGAAGTATCAGTAAAAAATTTGGATGAGATTTTAGATATTTCAGCTCAACTTGATTTAATGACGAGCAGTCTTACCGAAAGTGAATTACCTAGTACTCCTATAAGTG TGGCAAGTTTATCAAAAGATGATACAACTCCCGTAAACGATGGAGAGCATTTTATACGCGATATTAGTCTAACAGGAATTGGAGAttctttcaaagaaaaatcacCTGTGAAAGATAATGTTGCCGTCGAAAATGA taaaaacaTCGAACATAGTACATTGAGATTACCGCTACAACCATTGGATCTTAAAAAGAATGACGCAAATATTCCAAGACTAAAAGAAATTACTCCTGGCCAAGATTTATTAGAATGGTGTAAAGAAGTTACAAAAGATTATCCTGGTGTCAAAGTTACCAATTTAACGACATCTTGGAGAAACGGGATGGCATTTTGTGCgattattcataatttcaGACCTGATCTAAT aGAAATCAATTCTCTGTTGCCACATGATGTTAAAGGCAACTGTAAGAAAGCGTTTGATGCGGGTGAAATTCTGGGCATACCCAGAGTTATTGAACCAGCTGATATGGATATATTAACGGTACCTGATAAACTAGCTGTGATGACATACTTGTATCAGTTGAGAGCGCATTTTACTGGTCATGAATTGGAG GTACATCAAATAGGTAAAACAACAGACGAGTCATCTTATATGATTGGTAGATTTAATACAGATAACAACACGGATGTAAGTGTTCAACTTTTTGGTCAggagattattaatttacgaaaaaaagaacaaattgaTCAAAGAAACAATAAAGCGGAGAGTAACAGACG GTCAAATCCATTCGATAATAAGAAGGATGATATTAGCATcgattcattaaaaaataaattacacttAAGCCTGAATACGGACAATCAGGATCACGATCAATGCAACAAAGACAAATCACCATCAAGCGTGAAAGAAGTTAAGGATATTATATTGGCCAGCTCAAAAAGCATTCTGGGCAAGGTGCTATCACCAACCAAGGAAAAATACTCTTCAAGAGAGAAG AGCAAGTCTCCGCCGAGAGTGCAACAAGCGCAGCAACGTCCGATACTAATGACACGCCGGCAATTAACCGATCCGTTCGGCTCCGATGACGAAGAGGAGAACATACAGATAATCGATGACAAATGGTCGCAATCGATCTCGCTTACCAAATCGCAAAGTCCG GACTCGGTAAACTCTGACGATAGAGGAAGTCGAGGTAGTTCCGAATGTCAAGGTGCATCACCGCCGTATGGAGAACAACGTTCACAACAt TCGCTAGTTAGCCGGCATGATGAATTACGAGAACGAGCAAGACAACTCCTAGAACAAGCCAGGAATCAGACGAAGCCATCCGGATTTGTTTCCGCTGCGATCAGTCCCGTCGAG GCACAAAACGATGACGAAAGACAGCAGCAGTTGCGGGAAAGGGCGAGACGTTTGATCGCGGAAGTGAAAATGGGTGTTGCTGTTACTCCGAGTCAACTAAATGACGACAACAACAGTGATAGACGATCGATAGACGATCAGAATAATAGTCCTAGGCGCAGCATTACGCCGTCAACTCCCGGTGATCGGATTAGTATAAAG tctGAGTACAATGGAAATATATTAGGAAACTCGAGTGTGATAGatggagaaaagaaaactggTTCGCCTTTATATTCCTTCTCCAAAATTATTGAACGAATCTCACCCGATAAAGGCAGTCCTGATAGAACTCCGTACACATTACGCGGA TTGGGTAAAGACATGACATCGTATATTCAAAATGAACTCGAAGCACTTGAAAGAGAGCAAAGTCAGATTGACATACAAGCTGGCAAACTTGAAAAGCAATTGAGAGCAGCCATGGAGAGCGATAACGAAGACGAAACGGAAAGACTGATGTCTCTGTGGTTCACGCttgttaacaaaaaaaatgctcTTTTACGAAGACAAATGCAATTAAACATACT agaaaaagaagatgaTTTAGAGCGAAGATTTGAGCTTTTAAATCATGAATTAAGAAGCATCCTCGCGGTAGAAGATTGGCGGAAGACATCCGAACAAAAAATGcgtgaaaatttattgttagaaGAACTAGTGTCTATTGTAAACAAAAGAGATGAATTAGTTCATCACCTCGATACACAAGAGAGAGC aattGAGGATGATGACGAAATTGAACGTGATTTATCTCGTGCTGGATTAGCTCaacgaaacaaaaattgtGTTGTGCAATGA
- the Ehbp1 gene encoding EH domain-binding protein 1 isoform X3, which produces MSSVWKRLQRVNKRAAKFQFTVSYHEVTLETTTKWKPNKLSVVWTRRSRRVSSEPLDWEPCLSDPLKGIISWAVPDNHTVSVTLFKDPRTHELEDKDWTFVIEDVSTTGKRRHVAATNINMKKYATLESSQQQLKLDLKPTSKKIVSATLECTLSCVFLREGKATDEDMQSMASLMSVNNNSDIAPLDDFDNEDIPEDVEEVSVKNLDEILDISAQLDLMTSSLTESELPSTPISVASLSKDDTTPVNDGEHFIRDISLTGIGDSFKEKSPVKDNVAVENDKNIEHSTLRLPLQPLDLKKNDANIPRLKEITPGQDLLEWCKEVTKDYPGVKVTNLTTSWRNGMAFCAIIHNFRPDLIEINSLLPHDVKGNCKKAFDAGEILGIPRVIEPADMDILTVPDKLAVMTYLYQLRAHFTGHELEVHQIGKTTDESSYMIGRFNTDNNTDVSVQLFGQEIINLRKKEQIDQRNNKAESNRRSNPFDNKKDDISIDSLKNKLHLSLNTDNQDHDQCNKDKSPSSVKEVKDIILASSKSILGKVLSPTKEKYSSREKSKSPPRVQQAQQRPILMTRRQLTDPFGSDDEEENIQIIDDKWSQSISLTKSQSPDSVNSDDRGSRGSSECQGASPPYGEQRSQHSLVSRHDELRERARQLLEQARNQTKPSGFVSAAISPVEVLHAQNDDERQQQLRERARRLIAEVKMGVAVTPSQLNDDNNSDRRSIDDQNNSPRRSITPSTPGDRISIKSEYNGNILGNSSVIDGEKKTGSPLYSFSKIIERISPDKGSPDRTPYTLRGLGKDMTSYIQNELEALEREQSQIDIQAGKLEKQLRAAMESDNEDETERLMSLWFTLVNKKNALLRRQMQLNILEKEDDLERRFELLNHELRSILAVEDWRKTSEQKMRENLLLEELVSIVNKRDELVHHLDTQERAIEDDDEIERDLSRAGLAQRNKNCVVQ; this is translated from the exons ATGAGCTCCGTCTGGAAGCGCCTGCAGCGGGTGAACAAGAGAGCGGCCAAGTTCCAGTTCACCGTCTCTTACCACGAGGTCACGCTAGAGACGACGACGAAGTG gAAACCAAATAAGCTAAGTGTTGTTTGGACAAGACGTAGCCGAAGAGTTAGCTCGGAACCATTGGATTGGGAACCATGTTTGAGCGATCCTCTGAAAGGCATTATCAGCTGGGCAGTTCCTGACAATCATACAGTTTCTGTAACACTGTTTAAAGATCCTCGAACACATGAGCTGGAAGACAAAGATTGGACGTTTGTTATCGAAGAT GTGTCGACAACAGGAAAGAGGCGTCATGTCGCTGccacaaatataaatatgaaaaagtaTGCAACCTTAGAATCTAGTCAACAACAACTCAAATTGGACTTGAAGCCGACTTCTAAAAAGATTGTTAGCGCTACACTCGAATGTACTTTATCGTGCGTGTTTCTGCGAGAGGGCAAAGCGAC AGACGAAGATATGCAAAGTATGGCTAGTTTAATGtctgttaataataatagcgaCATCGCACCATTAGATGATTTTGATAATGAAGATATACCTGAAGACGTTGAGGAAGTATCAGTAAAAAATTTGGATGAGATTTTAGATATTTCAGCTCAACTTGATTTAATGACGAGCAGTCTTACCGAAAGTGAATTACCTAGTACTCCTATAAGTG TGGCAAGTTTATCAAAAGATGATACAACTCCCGTAAACGATGGAGAGCATTTTATACGCGATATTAGTCTAACAGGAATTGGAGAttctttcaaagaaaaatcacCTGTGAAAGATAATGTTGCCGTCGAAAATGA taaaaacaTCGAACATAGTACATTGAGATTACCGCTACAACCATTGGATCTTAAAAAGAATGACGCAAATATTCCAAGACTAAAAGAAATTACTCCTGGCCAAGATTTATTAGAATGGTGTAAAGAAGTTACAAAAGATTATCCTGGTGTCAAAGTTACCAATTTAACGACATCTTGGAGAAACGGGATGGCATTTTGTGCgattattcataatttcaGACCTGATCTAAT aGAAATCAATTCTCTGTTGCCACATGATGTTAAAGGCAACTGTAAGAAAGCGTTTGATGCGGGTGAAATTCTGGGCATACCCAGAGTTATTGAACCAGCTGATATGGATATATTAACGGTACCTGATAAACTAGCTGTGATGACATACTTGTATCAGTTGAGAGCGCATTTTACTGGTCATGAATTGGAG GTACATCAAATAGGTAAAACAACAGACGAGTCATCTTATATGATTGGTAGATTTAATACAGATAACAACACGGATGTAAGTGTTCAACTTTTTGGTCAggagattattaatttacgaaaaaaagaacaaattgaTCAAAGAAACAATAAAGCGGAGAGTAACAGACG GTCAAATCCATTCGATAATAAGAAGGATGATATTAGCATcgattcattaaaaaataaattacacttAAGCCTGAATACGGACAATCAGGATCACGATCAATGCAACAAAGACAAATCACCATCAAGCGTGAAAGAAGTTAAGGATATTATATTGGCCAGCTCAAAAAGCATTCTGGGCAAGGTGCTATCACCAACCAAGGAAAAATACTCTTCAAGAGAGAAG AGCAAGTCTCCGCCGAGAGTGCAACAAGCGCAGCAACGTCCGATACTAATGACACGCCGGCAATTAACCGATCCGTTCGGCTCCGATGACGAAGAGGAGAACATACAGATAATCGATGACAAATGGTCGCAATCGATCTCGCTTACCAAATCGCAAAGTCCG GACTCGGTAAACTCTGACGATAGAGGAAGTCGAGGTAGTTCCGAATGTCAAGGTGCATCACCGCCGTATGGAGAACAACGTTCACAACAt TCGCTAGTTAGCCGGCATGATGAATTACGAGAACGAGCAAGACAACTCCTAGAACAAGCCAGGAATCAGACGAAGCCATCCGGATTTGTTTCCGCTGCGATCAGTCCCGTCGAGGTTTTACAT GCACAAAACGATGACGAAAGACAGCAGCAGTTGCGGGAAAGGGCGAGACGTTTGATCGCGGAAGTGAAAATGGGTGTTGCTGTTACTCCGAGTCAACTAAATGACGACAACAACAGTGATAGACGATCGATAGACGATCAGAATAATAGTCCTAGGCGCAGCATTACGCCGTCAACTCCCGGTGATCGGATTAGTATAAAG tctGAGTACAATGGAAATATATTAGGAAACTCGAGTGTGATAGatggagaaaagaaaactggTTCGCCTTTATATTCCTTCTCCAAAATTATTGAACGAATCTCACCCGATAAAGGCAGTCCTGATAGAACTCCGTACACATTACGCGGA TTGGGTAAAGACATGACATCGTATATTCAAAATGAACTCGAAGCACTTGAAAGAGAGCAAAGTCAGATTGACATACAAGCTGGCAAACTTGAAAAGCAATTGAGAGCAGCCATGGAGAGCGATAACGAAGACGAAACGGAAAGACTGATGTCTCTGTGGTTCACGCttgttaacaaaaaaaatgctcTTTTACGAAGACAAATGCAATTAAACATACT agaaaaagaagatgaTTTAGAGCGAAGATTTGAGCTTTTAAATCATGAATTAAGAAGCATCCTCGCGGTAGAAGATTGGCGGAAGACATCCGAACAAAAAATGcgtgaaaatttattgttagaaGAACTAGTGTCTATTGTAAACAAAAGAGATGAATTAGTTCATCACCTCGATACACAAGAGAGAGC aattGAGGATGATGACGAAATTGAACGTGATTTATCTCGTGCTGGATTAGCTCaacgaaacaaaaattgtGTTGTGCAATGA